Genomic window (Shewanella psychropiezotolerans):
TACTATAAATAGCTTCTACCTCTTTTTTCGTACTATAAGTTTCACCTAGCTGAAACACAAGCTCCAACTCGTATCCATTATGTAGTTTATAGTCGTTAAACTGACTTATATCTAGCTTTACTTCTTCATTGAACTGTTGCTTCAAAGCAATGTAAAAAGCATATTGAAACAACTGATTTCCAAGTCCACCGACGACATTGACTATTTTCATACTTCATCCTGCGAAAATTATGTAAAACTGCTTGATAGTAATTTAGTATCTAAATAATTATTAAGCTTATTTGTGCTGGCAGATGCCACAAAATACCGTTGCCCGTTGGCCTAATTTTATCTCACTGAGTAGATTGCCGCATTGGGTGCAGGTGTCGCCGCCGCGACCATAGACATGCAGTTTCTGGGCAAAATAACCAGGCTTACCGTCGGCATTAGTGAAGTCTTTTAACGTCGTGCCACCTTGTTTGATGGCACTAGCGAGTATCAACTTAACTTCGGTGACTAAGATAGTCAGGCGTTCGATGTCTAGTCTTCCTGCTTCGGTCTGTGGATGGATCCCCGCCGCAAATAGCGCCTCGTTGGCGTAAATATTACCTACACCAACCACGATATGATTATCCATCAGGCAGAGCTTGATCGCTTTTTTCTTGTTCTGTAGCGAATCAAACAAATACTTGGGGGTAAAGTCATCTTTGAGCGGCTCAGGCCCTAATTTTGATAACAGTGGATGGGCTTCTTCTGGCAGTTCACACCAGAGCCAGGCACCGAAACGACGGGGGTCGTTGAACCTGAGTATCTTACCGCTGGCAAGCTCGAGATCGATATGATCATGCTTCTCCACTGGAGTACTTCTTGGCACTATGCGTAAGCTGCCTGACATGCCTAAGTGGACAATCGTGGTGCCGGCGTCAGTGTCGATAAGCAGGTATTTAGCCCGGCGACGCACATTACGTATCACCTGACCGACTATCTGCTGGGCTATCTGAGGCACTGGCCAGCGCAGGCTGGCATTACGTACCACTAAGCCGATGACTTCCTGATCGACAAGATGTGGAGTGATTCCTTGGCGGGTAACTTCAACTTCGGGCAGTTCGGGCATAATGAGTTCTCTGGAGATAGATATGTGATTAGCTGCTTGTCTAAGCTGCTAATTGTCGATTACAGCTTTGGCTTTAATTATCGGTGATAGGGCTTCACGTTGACTGGGGGGATCAGATACCAGTTGTTGGCTGGCGACTTGAGCAGGCCGTGCTTAGGGTAAAACTGCCATAACTGCGGCTGTTGTTTATCGGCTATCTGGATAACGACTCTCTGTGCACTCTGCTTATCAATATCTTCATCAATAGCTGCAAGGATATCAATACCCTGCCCTAGGGCTGACAAATGAATTTCACTCCATGCCTTAGCCCAAAATTGGCAGTTGAGTACATCAGGGTGACATTGCCAGGCTCTACTGCCCTTGTTGAGCCAGAGAGCGTCGAGTTGTAGCTGGACTAAGGGCGAGTTGTCGTCGAATAGCGGGTGGGCATCGTCGGGGAGTTTTGCCGTCTTCTGATCTAACAGGGTGAGGATAGATATCATCATGATCGATGCGAGAATAATGATATTGTTCCACTTTTTCCGTGATAGCGCCATGATGTCCGGTTTCAGTTTTGAGGTAACTAGAGGAGATAGGCGCAGTTTAGCATGTCATAAAACCAGCGGCTAATACCGCTTAGCCTCCAGTCGCATTCATGAAACGTTTCGCCTTCAGCGTCAAATACGTGCTGATTAGCCTGCAGTCGCATTCATAAACCTCAGCATCTGTACTTAGCCTTCCACGGCAAATACATGTTTCTCAGCCACCGGTCGCATTCATGAATCTCAGTATCTGCACTTCGCCTTCCACATCAAATATATGCTCTTTAGGCTTAAGTTTAATCGCATCTACAATAGGGTGGTTTTTAGTTTTCTATGTCGGCGGGCACTCTCGAACTCAGCCACCGGTCGCATTCATGAATCTCAGTATCTGCACTTCGCCTTCCACATCAAATATATGCTCCTTGGGTTTGAGCTTAATCGCATCCAAGATCGCGGCTTTTAACTTCTCTATGTCGCCGGGAAACTCACGCACTATGACCTTGAGATCCACCGAGTGTTCATTGCCGAGACAGAGCAGTAAGCGCCCCTCGACGGTGACACGTACTCGGTTACACTCATGGCAGAAGTTATTGCTATGGGGCGAGATGAAGCCAACATGGATCGAGCTGCCGGGCATAGTGTAGTAACGCGCCGGGCCACCGGTGCGTTTATTGGAGACGCTGAGTTGATAGCGTTTGGAGATAATCGATTTGACCTCGTCGCTGCTGCAGTGACGGCTCTTCTTACGCTCATCGATAATGCCCAGTGGCATCTCTTCGATGAAGGCGATATCCAGCTCACGATCGCGACAAAACTCGATAAGGTCTAACACCTCATCGTCATTCTGACCGCGGAGGATCACTGCATTGATCTTGATACGCTTAAATCCGGCGGCCTTGGCGGCATCAATACCCGCGATGACTCGCTCGACCTTGCCATTGCGGGTGAGCTCGGTAAACAGTTCAGGCTTGAGGGTATCCAGGCTTATATTGAGCCTGCTTAAGCCTGAATCTCGCATCTTTTCGGCAAACTTAGTTAGCCGAGAGCCATTGGTAGTCATCGACAATTCTGACAAGCCTGGCAGTGCACCGAGTTGCTTGACCAGTTTGTCGCAGTCGCTACGAACTAGGGGCTCGCCACCTGTGAGGCGGATCTTGCTGACGCCGAGTTCGGTAAATGCTTGCCCAACCCATGCCAGTTCTTCAAGACTAAGCACCTGCTCTCGCTCTAGAAAGCAAGGGTCTTCACTCATACAGTAGACGCAACGGAAATCACATCTGTCGGTGACAGAAAGGCGCAAGTATTCCACCTTGCGACCAAAGGTATCGACCATCAAACTCATACTAATTACCTACAACGGGGCGCTAAGCTAACGGCGCAAATTTCTGCTTGCTTCAGACAATATGCAGTGCATATTCTAAGTTACAGAAGATCAGCAAAGGGTTGAATATAAACGGTATCACCAGAGTTTAACTGATCATCTTGCTCACCTATGATGATAAGACAATTGCCTTTAACCATAGAGCTCAACATCCCAGAGCCCTGTGCGCCTGTTGTGGTCACGTGTAACCTGCCATCCTGATCTAAGTGGTAGACGCCGCGGATAAATTCTGTGCGTCCCTCACGGCTGCGCATTTTGCAATCGGCAATCGCGGGAACTAGGCTAGGCTGCCAGTTTTTCTCACCGGCTAGCTTACGTAGAGCCGGTTGCACGAATTGGATGAAGGAGACCATGACTGCAACCGGATTACCCGGTAAGCCGAAGAATAAACTGTCGCCAATCTGACCGAAGGCCAGCGGTCGTCCCGGACGCATATTGATACGCCAGAAGTTAATTTTACCGACTCGATCTAAGGCAAGCTTGATGAAGTCGGCATCGCCGACCGATACGCCGCCTGAGCTTATGACCATATCCGCATCCATGGCGGCCTGTTGCAGTGCTTCGGCGAGAGCATCTTCTGAGTCGTGAATGATGCCTAAATCGATAACCTCACAACCTAGTTTACGCACCATGGACTTGATGGTGAAACGGTTAGAGTCGTAGATACAGTTCTGTTTTAATGGCTCGCCGGGTTGGCAGACTTCATCACCGGTGGAAAACACGGCCACCTTAGGGCGTCTAAATACCGGCAGCTGACCGAATCCTAAGGATGCCAACATGCCTTGCTCCGGCGCCTGCATACGCTTATGGGCTGCCAGTGCTGTCTTGCCTTTAGCGATATCTTCTCCGGCTAAACGCACATGCTGGCCCAAGGTTATTTCTCCCTGGAAGCTGACATTTGTGCCTTGTTCATTAGCAAGCTCCTTGGCCTGTATGGTGTCGGCGCCAGCGGGCAAGGGTGCACCTGTCATGATGCGTACGGCTTCGCCGTCCTGCAGCGTGCCTTTATAATGATGTCCGGCCATCACGTCGACGACTATGCTGTAGCGCTCGAGCCTAGGCTCGGAGAGCTTGAATGCATAGCCATCCATAGCCGAGTTGGTATTCTGCGGTACATCTACGGGAGAAATTGCATCTTCGGCGAGTACGCGGCCGCTAAGATCATCTAATGCTAACCGCTCGGTGTCGGTGATTGGCTTTACAAACGAGAGAATATTATCTACGCCTTGTCTGACGGAGAGTGTCTCACTCATCCCAAATTCACAGCCAGAAGAGGGAGCTAGTGGTAGAGGGGCTGGAGATACTTGCCACTTGCCGATATATTCGATAACAAAGTCGGCTATCTGAGCGACATCGTTGATATCCAAACGGTGCAATTCACCAGGGACTTGGGTGTCTGCACAACAGGCGATAGCCTGGATATTATCATCTTGAGTATGAATAAAGGGTTTGCCGTGGGCGGCTCTGTGTAGTTCGATCTTGGGTAACTCAAGCTTCTTGAAGCCTTCGACTAAAACAATGTCGACCTTATCTTGTTCTATTTGTTGCAACAGATGTGGCAGCTGAGGATCTCCTTCGACCGCATCTTCGGTCATAAGAGCCCAGCGTACATGGGAGGCGACTAACATCTGGCGAGCACCCGCTTTGCGCATCTCGAAGCTGTCCTTTCCCGGAATATCCACATCGAAGTTATGGTGGGCGTGTTTAATCACCGCTAACTTAACCCCACGACTATTTAACTCAGGAATGAGTTTCTTGAGTAGGGTGGTTTTTCCTGTGCCGCTATAGGCACAAAATCCGAGTACAGGGATCGATAGCGGATTGGTAAAAGGGATGCTCATTTAGACCTCGAAATTTATTTGGCAATTGCCTCAGCAAGTTGTTGTTTTTGTTCTGGCGTATTTACGTTAACAAAGGCATTGGGTTGATCTGAAAAATCAGTGACAACACAGTGATGTTTTGCGTACCAAAAATCTATTTTTCGTTCGCCAGCATCTAAGAAGGCTTTCATTGAGTCTCTTAAACTGGGCTTGAGCAACAAGACCACGGGTTGCTCTCTCTTACCGTCACTGGCAACAGCTAACTCGGCACCTTGGCTCTCTACTTGTGTCAGCATGCGTGACACAAGATCGGTTGGTAGCAAGGGACAGTCACAAGGTACGATCAACAAGTAATCTGCCTGGGTATTTCCCATGGCGGTGATCATTCCCGCTAGTGGACCTAAGTAACCTGTATCTTCATCGCTGATGACAGGGAAACCAAACTCAGCATAACGGGTTTGATTACGGTTTGCGTTGATCAGGATCCCCTTAACTTGAGGTTTTATCCGATCGATTGTATGTTTTATCATAGGTTGTGCATTTAGCTCGACTAAGCCTTTATCGTTTCCACCCATGCGTCTAGCCATCCCGCCGGCTAAGATCACGGCATCAATTTGCAATGACATATTGAGAGTCCTGTATGTTTATTGGAGCTGTATTCGCTGGATTAACAGCGGCGCCCGACGATATTATCGTCTGATCTTTTATAATCCAGGTTTGATTACATAAGCTGGTCAGCACGCAAGCCTGATGGCTACTGATCAACATGCCTGTACCAAACTCTTGCAGTTCACTGATCATAGTGAGCACCAGCTGTTGAGAATATTTATCCATGTTAGAAGTGGGTTCATCTAACAGTAATAACTTGGGTCGCATTATCCAGGCTCTGGCGATGGCGAGCCTCTGCTTCTCGCCGCCGGATAGGCTGGAGGCAGTCTGTTTACACAGATGCGTTAGCTGGGCCATCTCGATCGCGGCAAGAGTGCGTTGATTGAGCTCTCTGGCTGTCATATCGCTGAATGTATGTGGGAAGCGTAGGTTATATTCAACGCTACCATCGAACAGGTAAGGGTGTTGATGCAAGTAAACCGCCTTACCTAGCAGAGGATTGGAACGCCACCATGGCAGTGGGGCAAAACCTTCGGCAGTAATAGTACCGCGGCTTGGCTTCAACAAGCCAGCGAGCAGTTTCATTAAGGTGGTCTTGCCACTGCCGTTATCACCCTGTAGGTATATGGTGTTTCCCTCTGACAGTTGTACTCTGTCAATAGTGAATAGCTGTCTTTCATCGAAGCACATCTCGATATTTTGCGCTATCAAGTTGGCCATAAGTTAGTGGCTCCTCGGTTCGGCTTTGCCTCTGAGAATACCTAAGGTGAAGTTAAGCACCAGAGAGAGTATGAGCAAGACTAAACCTAAGGCTATCGCCTGGGCAAAATCCCCCTTACTGGTTTCCAATGCGATAGCGGTGGGGATATTGCGAGTCACGTCGGCAATATTACCGCCCACCATCATGGAACAACCTACCTCGGTCAAGATACGACTGAAGCCTGCCACAATGGCCATCAGCAAGGGAACTTTCAACTCTCTGCACAAGGTCCAGATAGATCTAAGCCAGGAGGCGCCTAAGGTGCGGGAAGTTTCCCAGGCTCTGCGGTCAACACTGGTAAAGGCGGCTTGGCTCATGGCCACCAAAACCGGAGCACAGATGAGTATCTGGCCTAAGATCATGCCTTTTTGAGTGAACAACCACCTAAGATCACCCAGAGGCCCCATACGGGTTAGCATCAAATAGACGAGTAAACCTATGACCACTGTGGGGATAGATTGCAGAGTTTGAATGAGATTGGTGATAAACCAGCGACCGGGAAAGCGTCCGAAAGCCAGCACAAATCCTAGTATCATAGAGGGCAGCAAGGTGATCAATAACGCTGCAAAAGATACAGAAAAAGAGACGGAGACGATGGACCACACTTCGGGGTCCAATGAAAACAGCAGGCTCAAGGCCTGCTGTAAAAGGGCTAACCAGCCTTCATTCATCTGTGATAGACCGATTCAGATAACGGCATATTCAGACCTTCAAATGTGTCTGCTGTATCGCATTTTAAAAAGCTGTTTAACCAGAACCTTAGAGTCATTCGCTATAAGTTGCCTTAAATAGTTGCTCACCTTTAACGGTATAACTATTGATCATGCCTTGAGCTTCGGCACCGATCAACCAATCACTTAGGGCTCTCGCGCCTTTGTGGTTAAGATCTGGGTATTTAGCTGGATTTATCAGCATGATCTGATATGGGTTAGCTAATGCTTGTCCGCCATCGAAATCGATTGTCATATCCAACTTGGCCTTATAAGCCACGAAAGTACCTCGGTCTGACAGAGTATAACCTTGTAATTCATTAGCCATGAGTAAGGTCTTACCCATGCCTTGACCTACTGACTTATATCCTTCGAAAGAGGGATCTACTTGGGCATTGTTCCAGATGATCAACTCTTTCATGTTAGTGCCTGAATTATCCCCACGAGAGATAAACAGCTCACCTGACTCGGCTATTTTAGCAAATGCCTGTTCAACTGTCTTACTGCTACGTATGTTTGCCGGGTCATTTTTAGGGCCCAAGATCACAAAGTCGTTCATCATGATGCCGCGAGGGAGCAGACCATAGCCTTCATCGACAAATTTTGCTTCGGCGGCGGGGGCATGAGTCATGATGACATCGACATCGCCTTGGCGAGCGAGCTTTAATGCCTTGCCTGTACCAGTTGCAATGACCTGCACCTGGTAACCTGACTCGGCTTCAAATTTTGGCAGTAAATTTTTCAATAAACCAGAGTTTTCGGTGCTGGTGGTGGTGGCTAATTTTATTATCTCTTCGGCGTGGGCTGGCATGCCCGTTATTAACGTCGCGGCTAATGCAATACTGAAGATAGATTTTAGGTTTAACATGCATACTCCTTGGCTATTCTAATAAGAGGACCCCCTGCCATATGGAGTCATCCAATAATTTGTTTATAACTAGCAATTTCAATGCCAAGTAACAGCCAGTTACATCCGCTTCACAAGATGGCTAAAAGTGCGAGTCGAGTCGCAAATTTTGTCAGCGCTAGGCAGACATATTGTCCCAAGCGTCGCATTCTTTGGTTCACAGTGACCTTTCTGCCTAAACTTGATGCTAGAATCATCATTAAAATGAGTCAAAATGTCCTAAAGTAGACAATATGAGCCAATTAAAGAAAGATTCCAAACCACTTCCCTCTGCGGTGTCTGTGCTGATTGTAGATGATGAGCCGGGAATGCGTAGTTTCCTGAAAAAAGCCTTATCCAAGAAGTTTGCCTTAGTGGAGACGGCCGCGAGCGTCGAAGACGCCGAACAGCTGAGAAGTCGTTGTCACTTTGATCTGCTCATTGTCGATATACGCTTACCAGGGCGCTCAGGCATCGAATGGCATGAGGCACTCGATGATCAGGAGCGTCGCTCAGATATCATCTTTATGACAGGCTATGCCGATATGGATGTCGCCATTAAGGCGCTGCGAGCCGGCGCTTCCGATTTTATCATGAAGCCATTTCACTTAGAGCAGATGATGAAGGCGGTCGACCGCTGCATAGAGAGGCGTCTACTCAAGCGTGAAAATTTGATGCTGCGTCGGGAAGTCTCTATCGGTCAATCTTCTACCATAATAGGTAGCAGCGATGCCATGCAAGAAGTTAAACACGTGATCGAGCGTGTCGCACCAACCAATGCGGTGATCTTGATTGAGGGAGAATCCGGCACCGGTAAAGAGCTGGTGGCCAGGCAGCTTCATCTCCTCAGTGGTAGACAGGGGCCCTTCGTGGCGGTGAATTGTGGCGCTATCGCTCCAGACCTGTTGGAGAGTGAGCTTTTTGGTCATTCGGCCGGTGCTTTTACCGGTGCTAAGGGCAGTCGCGAGGGCTTATTTAGTTTCGCCTCTGGCGGGACATTGTTCCTCGATGAAATTGGTGAGATGCCACTCAAGATGCAGACGGCCCTATTAAGGGTTCTGGAGCAGAGAACGATACGTCCCGTAGGCAGTGAGAAAGAGATTAATATCGATGTCAGGGTGCTAGCGGCGACGAACAGAAGGCTGGCGGAAGAGGTTGAACAAGGTAACTTCAGACGAGATCTTTATTACCGTATCAATGTATTAGATATTGTCATCCCTCCTTTGCGAGAACGGCCCGAAGATGTGGTCGAACTGACTCATCATTTTACCTTGCAGCTGGCGGCCGAGCTCGGGGTCAAGGAGGTAGTTTGGAGCCATGAAGACATGCTTAAATTACAGCAATATAGCTGGCCCGGTAATATTCGTGAGCTGCGCAATATGATCGAGCGTTGCATCTTATTAGGTAAGCCGCCGGCAGAATATTGGAAGCAGCAGCCTAAGAGTGAATCGTCAAACGAATCGGGCTACCCTCTGGACTGGAGCCTAAAGGAAGTAGAGAAGCACCATGTGATGCAAGTTGTTGATATACATCAGGGCAATAAATCTGCCGCCGCCAGAGACCTAGGGGTGTCGCGAAAGACCTTAGATCGCAAGTATAAAGAGTGGTTCAGTACACATAAAGAAGAGGAAAATTAAGGTGTCTTTTTTCCCTCGGGTATTCGGTGTTAATTGGAAGCAGATGCAAGCTAAGGTACGCTATCGAATTCTTATTCTAACTCTGTTACCTATATTATTGACCTTAGTCAGTTTAGTGTTTATCACTATCTACTGGAATATCAGTTATACTGGTAAGCAGTTGTTTATGAAGGTTAAGGCTGACCTCACGGTTGCTAGTAATACCTTGGTTTCGGTGCAGAAGAGTCAAGAGAAACAGCTAGAGTTAGTGATGAATTCCTGGAAGTTCCAGAATGAGTTCAGGCAGTTTGACACCAGACAAGATGACTCCCGTCAGCGGATAGATGTCTTCCTGGAGGCACAAAAACGAAAATTGGATTTGGATTTCCTCAGTTTGGTCAGTGTATCTGAAGCCGCTGCAGATCCGGATCTTCGCTTGATGTTGCCTAAGGTTAAGGGGAGTGATGCCTATTCTGGCATGATGGTATTGGGTCCAAATCGACTTGCCAGAATTGACCCTGATCTGGTTGCGGCTGCCAATATTATTTTGGTTGAAACTCCCAGATCTCAGAAGCTTACTAAGACGGTTGAAGATAGGGGCTTACTCAGCCGTAGCTTGTTACCTATTCCTGACGCTAGTGGCAATATCGCCTGGTATCTGGATGGTGGCATTCTATTTAACCGCGATACTCGCATAGTCGATCATATTCGTGATCTGGTTTATGACAAAGGTACCTTGCCTGAGCGCTCTATAGGCACAGTGACCATCTTCCTCGATAATATTCGAATCAGTACCAATGTCCCCTTACATTTCTTTCCTAAGGATGGCGAAACCGAGGGACGCGCTTTGGGCAGCCTGGTATCGGAAGAGGTGAAACAGCAAGTATTGTCCCAGGGCCTGCTCTGGGTCGACCGAGCCTTCGTGTTTAATGATTGGTTTATCTCGGCATATTCACCATTGGTAGATATTCAGGGTAACCGCATCGGCATGATTTATACCGGTTTCTCAGAATCGCCGTTTATTCATAATTATCTGCTGAATATCATAGAGTTGGGGACTATCTTAATGTTGGTTCTCTTGGTGTCTGGACTCTTAGTCTATCGCGGCGCTTACAGCTTGCTGCAGCCGATAGAGCGAATTCACCATGTGGTTAAAGCGGTCCAGTCCGGGCGTAATTTGCGCATCGGCTCTTTGGGCTTAGAGCGGGATAATGAACTCTCTAACTTAGCCGAACAGTTTGATCGTATGTTAGACCTGCTGCAGCGTAGAAATTCGCAGATCCAGGCGGCATCAGAGCTATTAGAGGATAAAGTCGAGGAGCGTACCCGTAGCTTGCAAGAGAAGACCGAAGAGCTGCAGAACAACGTGGCACTATTAAACGAGACTCGACAGCAGCTGGTTACTAACGAAAAATTGACTGCCTTAGGCGAACTGACCGCCGGGATAGCACACGAGATTAACAATCCGACAGCGGTGATCTTAGGCAATATGGAGCTGCTTAAGTCTGAACTCGGTGATAATGCAGACATAGTCGAGGAAGAGATAGATCTGGTTATTCAGCAGGTCGGACGTATTAGTACCATTATTCATAGTCTATTACAGTACAGTCGCCCCGGAGAGTTCAATGCGCCGCTGGAGATGCATCAACTGACCCCTATCATCGAAGAGATGTTGGTGTTGGTGAGGCATTCGATTCAGGAGCAGGAAGTTATCTTGAACCAAGAACTCAATGCCAGTTATCCCATTGAGGTGAACCGGCCTCAGCTGCTACAAGTTTTGATTAATCTGGTGGTTAATGCAGCCCATGCTATGGATGAGCAGGGACGGATCTGGATCAGGACCTATGATTGGGTTTATATGGATGAACCTATCGGCGTCAAGATAGAGATTGAAGATGAAGGCAAGGGGATACCTCAGGAGCAACTGAGCCGAATTTTCGATCCCTTCTATACCACTCGAAAGGACGGTACAGGTTTAGGCTTATCTCTAAGCTACGGCATCATCAAACGTATTGGCGGCACTATCGAGGTGAGTTCTACAGTGGGCAAGGGTACCTTGTTCACCATAGGTTTATATCATAAGGCTAAAGAGGAGCGGACAGATACGCCATATGAAGGGCTACACTTCAATGGCACGTAATTGTCCTCAGGTTATAGGACAAATCATAGAAAAGGTTGGAAGCGGCTAGCGTGTGAAGAGCAAGTTGGAGTGTAGAGGCTAGCGCGTAACAGGCAAAAAAAAGCCTGGAAAATATAATCCAGGCTATAAAGAGTGTGTGAGCAATGTCGTGCTTGAAAACTCAACTTCATTATGACCTATGACATAAAACATAGGCTGAATCACATAAGTAAGTATGAGTCCTTGGAACGCATGTAAATAATAATCATTATCATTTGGTTGTGCAAGTGTTTTGTTGGTATTTTATATTAATAAGGCTTGAGTTAACGTTTACCACATTTAAAATCAATTGCTTACCTTGTATCTTGTTGATTGGAATTTACAAACAATTGTTTTGTCGTTTTATCAATTTGAATCTTCTACAAGCAGGACATAGGCTGATATTGGCCTTTCCTTCCTCTTGATACTCATTAACTGATAATGCATGGCTATTGGTTATGTTGATAGGACTGTTGCCGCTTGGTAGGAACATACTCACTCGTTGCCTTGCCTCTGAAGCGCTAAACTCTCGCTGAGTG
Coding sequences:
- a CDS encoding sensor histidine kinase; translated protein: MSFFPRVFGVNWKQMQAKVRYRILILTLLPILLTLVSLVFITIYWNISYTGKQLFMKVKADLTVASNTLVSVQKSQEKQLELVMNSWKFQNEFRQFDTRQDDSRQRIDVFLEAQKRKLDLDFLSLVSVSEAAADPDLRLMLPKVKGSDAYSGMMVLGPNRLARIDPDLVAAANIILVETPRSQKLTKTVEDRGLLSRSLLPIPDASGNIAWYLDGGILFNRDTRIVDHIRDLVYDKGTLPERSIGTVTIFLDNIRISTNVPLHFFPKDGETEGRALGSLVSEEVKQQVLSQGLLWVDRAFVFNDWFISAYSPLVDIQGNRIGMIYTGFSESPFIHNYLLNIIELGTILMLVLLVSGLLVYRGAYSLLQPIERIHHVVKAVQSGRNLRIGSLGLERDNELSNLAEQFDRMLDLLQRRNSQIQAASELLEDKVEERTRSLQEKTEELQNNVALLNETRQQLVTNEKLTALGELTAGIAHEINNPTAVILGNMELLKSELGDNADIVEEEIDLVIQQVGRISTIIHSLLQYSRPGEFNAPLEMHQLTPIIEEMLVLVRHSIQEQEVILNQELNASYPIEVNRPQLLQVLINLVVNAAHAMDEQGRIWIRTYDWVYMDEPIGVKIEIEDEGKGIPQEQLSRIFDPFYTTRKDGTGLGLSLSYGIIKRIGGTIEVSSTVGKGTLFTIGLYHKAKEERTDTPYEGLHFNGT